A single genomic interval of Lathyrus oleraceus cultivar Zhongwan6 chromosome 7, CAAS_Psat_ZW6_1.0, whole genome shotgun sequence harbors:
- the LOC127100885 gene encoding uncharacterized protein LOC127100885, which produces CQKAFDSIKEYLSEPPILSPPVEGRPLIMYLTVLEDSMGCVLGQQDESGKKEFAIYYLSKKFTDCESRYSMLEKTCCALAWAAKRLRQYMINHTTWLISRMDPIKYIFEKPALTGRIARWQMLLSEYDIEYRAQKAIKGSILADHLAHQPIEDHQSVQYDFPDEEILYLKMKDCDEPTLDEGPEPGSRWTMVFDGAVNQYGNGIGAVIINPQGSHIPFTARLTFKCTNNMAEYEACIMGLEECIDLRIKHLDIYGDSALVVNQIKGEWETNQPSLIPYRDYARRISTFFTEVEFHHIPREDNRMADALATLASMIVVRRWNDVPNITVMRLDRPAHIFAIEEVNDDKPWYFDIKNFLQNQVYPPGASVKDRKTLRRLSGNFYLSGEVLYKRNFDMVLLRCVDRH; this is translated from the coding sequence tgccagaaagctttcgacagtatcaaagaatatctgtctgaacctccgatcttgtctccgcctgtagaaggaagacctctgattatgtatctgacagttcttgaagactcgatgggttgtgtactcggtcaacaagatgaatcagggaagaaagaatttgctatctactacctcagtaagaagtttactgattgtgagtctcggtactccatgcttgagaagacgtgttgtgctttggcttgggctgctaagcggttgcgccagtacatgattaatcatacaacttggttgatatccagaatggatccaattaagtatatcttcgagaagcctgctttaactgggaggattgcccgttggcagatgttgttgtctgagtatgatattgagtatcgagctcagaaagctatcaaaggtagtatcttggctgaccatctagcacaccagccgattgaagatcatcagtctgttcagtacgacttccctgatgaggagattctgtatttgaagatgaaagattgtgatgagcctacgcttgacgaaggtccagaacctggttccagatggacgatggtgtttgatggcgctgttaatcagtatggaaatggaattggggcagtgataATCAACCCCCAAGGTtcacatattccgtttacagcaaggctaaccttcaaatgcacgaataatatggctgagtacgaagcctgtattatgggacttgaagaatgcattgatttgagaatcaaacatctggatatatatggtgattcggccctagttgtcaatcagatcaagggtgaatgggagacgaatcagccaagtctcataccatacagagattatgcaagaaggatttcgactttctttacagaagtcgaattccatcatattcctcgagaggataatcggatggcagatgctcttgctacgcttgcttccatgattgtagtcagacggtggaatgatgtccccaatattactgtgatgcgcttggatagaccagctcacatatttgcaattgaagaagtcaatgatgacaagccttggtattttgatatcaagaatttcctccagaaccaggtctacccgcctggggcatctgtgaaagataggaaaactttgagaaggttgtcaggcaatttctacctcagtggtgaagtgctgtataaaagaaattttgatatggttttgctcagatgcgtggatagacac